A genomic segment from Propionibacteriaceae bacterium ZF39 encodes:
- the atpB gene encoding F0F1 ATP synthase subunit A — protein MAGDGYKAPGVEDFQFNGGFIPGVDWFNKPLVQAIIAAALVIVLWLIVARNLKIVPSKGQFLAEQLYDMVRNGIARDILGQDFRKYLPYLLALFCFLLVNNWFGIFAPFMFPTFSNIGYAWAFAIMSWLIYNGAGIAKHGFFKYMKNNLIPAGVPIPLLPIIIPIEFLSNFIVRPVTLALRLFANLFAGHLVVLVFVVGGAYLITQGESLFYNVAGGVAFAFSFAIFALEILIGALQAYIFTVLTASYVQTATADEH, from the coding sequence ATGGCGGGTGACGGCTACAAGGCTCCGGGAGTCGAGGACTTCCAGTTCAATGGTGGGTTCATCCCGGGCGTGGACTGGTTCAACAAGCCGCTCGTGCAGGCCATCATCGCCGCCGCTCTCGTGATCGTGCTCTGGCTGATCGTGGCCCGCAATCTGAAGATCGTGCCGTCCAAGGGCCAGTTCCTCGCGGAGCAGCTCTATGACATGGTCCGCAACGGCATCGCCCGCGACATCCTCGGTCAGGACTTCCGCAAATATCTGCCGTATCTGCTGGCGCTCTTCTGCTTCCTTTTGGTGAACAACTGGTTCGGCATCTTCGCCCCCTTCATGTTCCCGACCTTCTCGAATATCGGGTACGCCTGGGCGTTCGCGATCATGTCCTGGCTGATCTACAACGGCGCCGGCATCGCGAAGCACGGCTTCTTCAAATACATGAAGAACAACCTGATCCCCGCAGGCGTGCCGATCCCGCTGCTGCCGATCATCATTCCGATCGAGTTCCTCTCGAACTTCATCGTGCGGCCGGTCACGCTGGCCCTCCGACTCTTCGCCAACCTGTTCGCCGGCCACCTCGTGGTGCTGGTGTTCGTGGTGGGTGGTGCCTATCTCATCACCCAGGGCGAGAGCCTCTTCTACAACGTCGCCGGCGGCGTGGCGTTCGCCTTCTCCTTCGCGATCTTCGCGCTGGAGATCCTCATCGGCGCGCTGCAGGCCTACATCTTCACGGTTCTTACCGCTTCCTATGTGCAGACGGCCACGGCCGACGAGCACTGA
- the prfA gene encoding peptide chain release factor 1: MFESAAPLRAEFAELETRLADPAVHADVDLARKLGRRYAELTPVVKALSAYEQLQGDIAAARELAEDDPIFGEEADELTEEADALAERLTRLLAPRDPNDSADALMEIKSGEGGEESALFAGDLLKMYLRYAETRGWKVDVLDSQETDLGGIKSITLAVRAGSASEPESMPYAVLKFEGGVHRVQRVPVTETQGRIHTSAAGVLVTPEVEEADIEIDENDLRIDVFRSSGKGGQGVNTTDSAVRITHLPSGVVVSCQNERSQLQNKAQAMRVLRSRLAALAEEQAAAEASSARASQVRTVDRSERIRTYNFPENRIADHRIGFKAYNLDAVLAGDLSAVVAALQEADLAERLSHVGEQ; encoded by the coding sequence ATGTTCGAATCGGCCGCCCCGCTGCGGGCCGAGTTCGCCGAGCTGGAGACCAGGCTCGCCGATCCCGCCGTGCACGCCGACGTCGACCTGGCGCGCAAGCTGGGCCGGCGGTATGCCGAACTGACGCCCGTGGTGAAGGCCCTGTCGGCCTATGAACAGCTCCAGGGGGATATCGCCGCGGCCAGGGAGCTCGCGGAGGACGACCCGATCTTCGGCGAGGAGGCCGACGAACTCACCGAGGAGGCCGACGCTCTGGCCGAGCGGCTGACCCGACTGCTCGCCCCGCGCGACCCGAACGACTCGGCCGACGCCCTGATGGAGATCAAGTCGGGCGAGGGCGGTGAGGAGTCGGCACTGTTCGCGGGCGATCTGTTGAAGATGTATCTGCGGTATGCCGAGACCCGCGGCTGGAAGGTCGACGTGCTCGACAGCCAGGAGACCGATCTCGGGGGCATCAAGTCGATCACCCTGGCGGTGCGGGCCGGCAGCGCCTCCGAACCCGAATCCATGCCCTATGCCGTGCTCAAGTTCGAGGGTGGGGTCCATCGCGTCCAGCGCGTGCCCGTCACCGAGACCCAGGGGCGCATCCATACCTCCGCCGCCGGCGTACTCGTGACGCCCGAGGTCGAGGAAGCCGATATCGAGATCGACGAGAACGACCTCCGGATCGACGTGTTCCGGTCGTCCGGCAAGGGGGGTCAGGGCGTCAACACCACCGACTCGGCCGTGCGGATCACCCATCTGCCCAGCGGGGTCGTCGTGTCGTGCCAGAACGAACGCTCGCAGTTGCAGAACAAGGCGCAGGCGATGCGGGTCCTGCGGTCCCGGCTTGCGGCCCTCGCCGAGGAGCAGGCGGCGGCCGAGGCTTCCTCGGCCAGGGCTTCCCAGGTGCGCACCGTCGACCGCAGCGAACGCATCCGCACCTACAACTTCCCCGAGAACCGGATCGCCGACCATCGCATCGGCTTCAAGGCCTACAACCTCGACGCCGTCCTCGCCGGTGACCTGTCCGCCGTGGTGGCTGCCCTCCAGGAGGCCGATCTCGCCGAACGGCTCTCCCACGTGGGCGAGCAGTGA
- the atpA gene encoding F0F1 ATP synthase subunit alpha, producing MAELTIRPEEIRNALDQFVQNYTPETSSREEVGTVVTSGDGIARVEGLPSCMANELLRFENGTMGIALNLDVREIGVVVMGNSEGIEEGSKVHGTGEVLSVPVGEGYLGRVVDAMGNPIDGLGEIASEGRRALELQAAGVMDRQEVREPLQTGLKAIDAMIPIGRGQRQLIIGDRKTGKTAIALDTIINQKSNWESGDPKKQVRCIYVAIGQKGSTIAEVRGVLEAAGAMEYTTIVHAPASDPAGFKYIAPYAGSAIGQHWMYQGKHVLIVFDDLTKQAEAYRAMSLLLRRPPGREAYPGDVFYLHSRLLERCAKLSNELGGGSMTGLPIIETKANDVSAFIPTNVISITDGQIFLQSDLFNANQRPAVDVGISVSRVGGAAQIKAMKGVAGTLKIGLAQYRDMQAFAMFASDLDAASRRQLDRGARLMELLRQPQYSPFAVEDQVVSVWAGTNGLFDEVPVEDVLRFESELMDHLRHHTSILHTISETQKFDDDTAAALESEINKFKKGFQTSEGKLLQVGREEAEPMEEEDVLQEQIVVQKRG from the coding sequence ATGGCGGAACTCACAATTCGTCCGGAGGAGATCCGGAACGCGCTGGACCAATTCGTCCAGAACTACACCCCGGAAACCTCCTCCCGCGAAGAGGTGGGGACCGTAGTCACCTCCGGTGACGGTATTGCCCGTGTCGAGGGCCTGCCGTCCTGCATGGCCAATGAGCTGCTGCGGTTCGAGAACGGCACCATGGGCATTGCTCTCAACCTCGACGTCCGCGAGATCGGCGTCGTCGTGATGGGCAACTCCGAGGGCATTGAAGAAGGCTCGAAGGTCCACGGCACCGGTGAGGTGCTGTCGGTGCCGGTCGGTGAGGGCTATCTCGGCCGCGTGGTCGACGCCATGGGCAACCCGATCGACGGGCTGGGCGAAATCGCGAGCGAGGGCCGCCGCGCCCTCGAGCTGCAGGCCGCCGGCGTCATGGATCGCCAGGAGGTGCGCGAACCGCTGCAGACCGGCCTCAAGGCGATCGACGCGATGATCCCGATCGGTCGCGGCCAGCGCCAGCTGATCATCGGCGACCGCAAGACCGGCAAGACCGCGATTGCGCTCGACACGATCATCAACCAGAAGTCCAACTGGGAGTCGGGCGACCCCAAGAAGCAGGTCCGCTGCATCTATGTCGCCATCGGCCAGAAGGGTTCGACCATCGCCGAGGTTCGCGGCGTTCTCGAGGCTGCCGGTGCGATGGAATACACCACCATCGTGCATGCGCCCGCGTCCGACCCCGCCGGCTTCAAATACATCGCTCCGTACGCCGGCTCGGCCATCGGTCAGCACTGGATGTATCAGGGCAAGCACGTCCTCATCGTGTTCGACGACCTGACCAAGCAGGCCGAGGCCTATCGCGCCATGTCGCTGCTGCTGCGTCGCCCGCCGGGCCGTGAGGCTTACCCCGGTGACGTGTTCTATCTCCACTCTCGCCTGCTGGAGCGCTGCGCCAAGCTCTCCAACGAGCTCGGTGGTGGCTCGATGACCGGCCTGCCGATCATCGAGACCAAGGCCAACGACGTCTCGGCGTTCATCCCGACCAACGTGATTTCGATCACCGACGGCCAGATCTTCCTGCAGTCCGACCTCTTCAACGCCAACCAGCGTCCGGCGGTCGACGTGGGCATCTCGGTGTCCCGAGTCGGTGGCGCCGCCCAGATCAAGGCCATGAAGGGTGTCGCGGGCACGCTGAAGATCGGCCTCGCGCAGTATCGCGATATGCAGGCGTTCGCCATGTTCGCCTCCGACCTCGATGCCGCTTCGCGTCGTCAGCTCGATCGGGGCGCGCGACTCATGGAGCTGCTGCGTCAGCCGCAGTATTCGCCGTTCGCGGTCGAGGACCAGGTTGTTTCGGTCTGGGCCGGCACCAACGGTCTCTTCGACGAGGTTCCGGTCGAGGACGTGCTGCGCTTCGAGAGCGAGCTGATGGATCACCTCCGTCACCACACCTCGATCCTGCACACGATCTCCGAGACCCAGAAGTTCGACGACGACACCGCCGCCGCGCTCGAGTCCGAGATCAACAAGTTCAAGAAGGGCTTCCAGACCTCGGAGGGCAAACTTCTCCAGGTCGGCCGTGAAGAGGCCGAGCCGATGGAAGAAGAGGACGTCCTGCAGGAGCAGATCGTCGTCCAGAAGCGGGGCTGA
- a CDS encoding F0F1 ATP synthase subunit gamma: MASSLRELRQRRSSVSTTKKITRAMELIASSRIIKAQQRARAAAPYARELTRAVSAVATYSNVEHPLTTERENPTRAAMLLITSDRGLAGAYSSTVIKQGEQLAELLRDEGKEVVPYLAGRKAAAYYQFRNRSVAKSWEGFSDAPDYAAAREIADELIGAFMAPAEEGGVDEIHIVYTRFVSMMTQEATVIRMLPLEVVESDEPIDPNQTFPLYEFEPDPESVLDKLLPLYVASRIQYCLLQSAASELAARQKAMKSATDNAQQLIERLTREANQARQAEITQEITEIVGGANALADASQDAE; the protein is encoded by the coding sequence ATGGCTTCCAGTCTGCGTGAACTTCGTCAGCGGAGAAGCTCGGTCAGCACGACCAAGAAGATCACCCGCGCGATGGAGCTCATCGCCTCGTCCCGGATCATCAAGGCGCAGCAGCGCGCACGAGCTGCTGCGCCGTACGCCCGGGAGCTCACGCGTGCGGTGTCGGCGGTCGCCACGTATTCCAACGTGGAACACCCGCTGACCACCGAGCGGGAGAACCCGACGCGGGCGGCGATGCTGTTGATCACCTCCGATCGCGGTCTGGCTGGCGCCTATTCCTCGACCGTCATCAAGCAGGGCGAACAGCTCGCCGAGCTGCTGCGCGACGAGGGCAAGGAAGTCGTTCCCTATCTGGCCGGTCGGAAGGCTGCGGCTTACTACCAGTTCCGCAACCGTTCGGTGGCCAAGTCCTGGGAGGGCTTCTCGGATGCACCGGACTATGCGGCTGCTCGTGAGATCGCCGATGAGCTGATCGGGGCCTTCATGGCGCCGGCCGAGGAAGGCGGCGTGGACGAGATCCACATCGTCTATACCCGGTTCGTGTCCATGATGACCCAGGAGGCAACGGTCATCCGCATGCTGCCCCTGGAGGTCGTGGAGTCGGACGAGCCGATCGATCCCAACCAGACCTTCCCGCTCTATGAGTTCGAGCCCGACCCTGAGTCGGTGCTGGACAAGCTGCTGCCGCTCTATGTGGCGAGCCGCATCCAGTACTGCCTGCTGCAGTCGGCCGCCTCCGAGCTCGCGGCCCGTCAGAAGGCCATGAAGTCGGCCACCGACAACGCCCAGCAACTGATCGAACGCCTGACCCGCGAGGCCAACCAGGCTCGCCAGGCCGAGATCACCCAGGAAATCACCGAGATCGTGGGTGGCGCGAACGCGCTCGCCGACGCTAGCCAGGACGCGGAGTGA
- the atpE gene encoding ATP synthase F0 subunit C produces the protein MTGSLNMIGYGLATIGPGIGVALIFAAVINGTARQPEARGALMGTAWIGFAVVEALAIIGIALAFVLG, from the coding sequence ATGACCGGTTCGCTCAACATGATCGGCTACGGCCTCGCCACCATCGGCCCGGGCATCGGCGTTGCGCTGATCTTCGCCGCTGTCATCAACGGCACCGCCCGTCAGCCGGAGGCCCGTGGCGCGCTCATGGGCACCGCCTGGATCGGTTTCGCGGTGGTCGAGGCGCTCGCCATTATCGGTATCGCCCTCGCGTTCGTTCTCGGCTGA
- a CDS encoding F0F1 ATP synthase subunit B: protein MVPMVDLGPLLPHHLSELVAGAILLLIVFLVIRAKVVPAFEKMYAERTAAIQGGMEKAEKAQAQAEAALQEYQEQLAEARQEAARIREEAKNEGARIKAELRDQADAEAQRIIANANTQIEAERTQAVQQLRTEIGGLATTLAGRIVGESLDDDERARRTVDRFIADLESQPAQSASASATSGYSQGRP from the coding sequence ATGGTGCCGATGGTTGACCTCGGCCCGCTCCTGCCCCACCACCTGTCGGAGCTGGTCGCTGGCGCGATCCTGCTGCTGATCGTCTTCCTGGTGATCCGCGCGAAGGTCGTTCCGGCTTTCGAGAAGATGTACGCCGAGCGTACGGCTGCGATCCAGGGTGGAATGGAGAAGGCCGAGAAGGCGCAGGCGCAGGCTGAGGCCGCCCTGCAGGAATATCAGGAGCAACTTGCCGAAGCCCGGCAGGAAGCTGCGCGCATCCGCGAAGAGGCCAAGAACGAGGGCGCTCGGATCAAGGCCGAACTGCGTGACCAGGCCGACGCCGAGGCCCAGCGCATCATCGCGAATGCCAACACCCAGATCGAGGCCGAACGGACCCAGGCCGTGCAGCAGCTGCGCACGGAGATCGGTGGCCTGGCCACCACCCTGGCCGGCCGCATCGTGGGCGAGTCGCTGGACGACGACGAGCGGGCGCGACGGACCGTCGACCGGTTCATCGCCGATCTCGAGTCCCAGCCGGCCCAGTCGGCCTCCGCGTCGGCGACCAGCGGATACTCGCAGGGGCGCCCATGA
- a CDS encoding F0F1 ATP synthase subunit delta: MSSAAEESRLNSLDRVLDEQEPNSTLAGELFAVVDAIEGQPALRRSLTDPGMPGEQRQALATRLFDGKVSPAAVSVVAEAAALRWGGGRALASAVERQGVRAELRAAQANGQLDNVEDELFRFSRTVAGDRGLSEALRDRSSGLPARTELVTKLLNGRAYEATTILARRAVAARQGTYDATVESYLALAAQLRERGLATVRVARPLSADQHERLRAALSRQVGREVAMHVIVDPEVVGGVRVELGDEVIEGTVSSRLNEARRQIH, from the coding sequence ATGAGCAGCGCAGCCGAGGAGAGCCGGCTGAATTCCCTGGATCGGGTGCTCGACGAGCAGGAGCCCAACTCCACACTCGCCGGGGAGCTCTTCGCGGTTGTCGACGCGATCGAGGGCCAGCCGGCCCTGCGTCGTAGCCTCACCGATCCCGGGATGCCCGGCGAACAGCGTCAGGCTCTGGCCACGCGCCTGTTCGACGGCAAGGTCTCACCCGCTGCAGTGTCGGTGGTGGCAGAAGCCGCCGCGCTGCGTTGGGGTGGCGGCCGGGCGCTCGCGTCCGCCGTGGAGCGACAGGGGGTTCGGGCCGAGCTCCGGGCAGCTCAGGCGAATGGCCAGCTCGACAACGTCGAGGATGAGTTGTTCCGCTTCAGCCGCACGGTGGCCGGAGATCGCGGCCTCAGCGAGGCGCTGCGTGATCGGTCGTCCGGCCTGCCGGCCCGGACCGAGCTGGTCACGAAGCTGCTGAACGGTCGCGCCTACGAGGCAACCACGATCCTGGCTCGCCGGGCCGTGGCCGCCCGTCAGGGCACCTACGACGCCACGGTGGAGTCCTATCTGGCGCTCGCCGCCCAGCTGCGGGAGCGAGGTCTCGCCACGGTGCGAGTGGCTCGTCCGCTGTCGGCTGACCAGCACGAGCGCCTCCGGGCTGCACTGAGCCGCCAGGTCGGCCGCGAGGTCGCGATGCACGTCATCGTCGATCCCGAGGTCGTCGGTGGCGTACGCGTCGAACTCGGTGACGAAGTCATCGAGGGCACGGTCTCGTCGCGACTCAACGAGGCTCGCCGGCAGATTCACTGA
- a CDS encoding L-threonylcarbamoyladenylate synthase, translating to MSEAATSETEPTPGRVIDCSDPEQVEAAVAAAVTAVRDGHCIVIPTDTVYGIGADAFLSSAVRSLLEAKGRGRDMPPPVLVSDPSVLMALGREIPDNAKKLAERFWPGALTLIVPAQTSLRIDLGDTAGTIAVRVPDHDIARQVLRGTGPLAVSSANRTGAPSATTAADAKEQLGDRVAVYLDAGSTPGQVPSTIVDFTTSDYGIVVRAGKIPVAALREVIPYLEENIAPPPPVGRESDADAASEAGTG from the coding sequence GTGAGTGAAGCAGCGACGTCCGAAACGGAGCCGACCCCCGGCCGGGTGATCGACTGCTCGGATCCGGAGCAGGTCGAAGCAGCCGTGGCGGCCGCAGTGACGGCCGTCCGCGACGGGCACTGCATCGTGATCCCGACCGACACGGTCTATGGGATCGGTGCCGACGCGTTCCTGAGTTCGGCGGTCCGGAGCCTGCTGGAGGCGAAGGGCCGTGGGCGCGACATGCCCCCGCCGGTCCTCGTGAGCGATCCGAGCGTCCTGATGGCCCTGGGTCGCGAGATCCCCGACAACGCCAAGAAGCTAGCGGAACGCTTCTGGCCGGGAGCCCTGACCCTGATCGTGCCGGCCCAGACCAGCCTGCGGATCGACCTGGGTGACACCGCCGGAACCATCGCCGTCCGGGTGCCGGACCATGACATTGCCCGCCAGGTGCTGCGGGGGACCGGGCCGCTGGCCGTGTCGAGCGCCAACCGCACCGGCGCACCGTCGGCCACCACCGCGGCCGACGCGAAGGAACAGCTGGGCGACCGGGTCGCGGTCTATCTGGACGCCGGATCCACGCCCGGCCAGGTGCCCTCCACGATCGTCGATTTCACGACCTCCGATTACGGGATCGTCGTGCGCGCCGGGAAGATCCCGGTCGCCGCCCTGCGCGAGGTCATCCCCTATCTGGAGGAGAACATCGCGCCACCCCCGCCGGTCGGGCGGGAATCGGATGCCGATGCCGCGTCGGAGGCCGGGACCGGCTGA
- the atpD gene encoding F0F1 ATP synthase subunit beta gives MTATVNDTNATRTGAVGRIARVIGPVVDVEFPPDQMPDILNALHVDITLGEDTRTITLEVELHVGDNIVRAISMKPTDGLRRGQEVRDTGSPITVPVGDVTKGHVWSVTGDVLNVDPASLEITERWPIHRDPPKFEQLESKTEMLNTGIKVLDLLTPYVQGGKIGLFGGAGVGKTVLIQEMIYRIAHNFGGTSVFAGVGERTREGNDLIMEMDEAGVFKDTALVFGQMDEPPGTRLRVALSALTMAEYFRDVQNQDVLLFIDNIFRFTQAGSEVSTLLGRMPSAVGYQPNLADEMGQLQERITSVRGHSITSMQAIYVPADDYTDPAPATTFAHLDATTELSREIASRGLYPAVDPLTSSSRILDPQYIGQEHYDTAVQVKQILQRNKELQDIIAILGVDELSEEDKIVVARARRIQQFLSQNTYMAEKFTQVPGSTVPLKDTIEGFQMICRGDVDHIAEQAFFNVGGMDMVMENWDKMQKEG, from the coding sequence ATGACTGCCACTGTGAACGATACGAATGCGACCCGGACCGGCGCCGTCGGCCGGATCGCCCGGGTCATCGGTCCCGTCGTGGATGTGGAGTTCCCGCCGGACCAGATGCCGGACATCCTGAACGCCCTCCACGTCGACATCACCCTGGGCGAGGACACGCGCACCATCACGCTCGAGGTCGAACTGCACGTCGGTGACAACATCGTGCGCGCGATCTCGATGAAGCCGACCGACGGCCTGCGTCGTGGGCAGGAAGTCCGCGACACCGGCTCGCCGATCACCGTGCCCGTCGGTGACGTCACCAAGGGCCATGTGTGGAGCGTCACCGGTGACGTGCTGAACGTCGATCCCGCGTCGCTCGAGATCACCGAGCGCTGGCCGATCCACCGTGATCCGCCGAAGTTCGAGCAGCTCGAGTCGAAGACCGAGATGCTGAACACCGGCATCAAGGTGCTCGACCTGCTGACCCCGTATGTGCAGGGCGGCAAGATCGGCCTGTTCGGTGGTGCCGGCGTCGGCAAGACCGTTCTCATCCAGGAGATGATCTATCGCATCGCTCACAACTTCGGCGGCACCTCGGTGTTCGCCGGCGTGGGGGAGCGTACGCGTGAGGGCAACGACCTGATCATGGAAATGGACGAGGCGGGCGTGTTCAAGGACACCGCCCTGGTCTTCGGCCAGATGGATGAGCCGCCGGGCACGCGTCTGCGGGTCGCCCTGTCGGCGCTGACCATGGCGGAATATTTCCGTGATGTGCAGAACCAGGACGTGCTGCTCTTCATCGACAACATCTTCCGGTTCACCCAGGCGGGTTCCGAGGTGTCGACCCTCCTCGGCCGCATGCCGTCCGCGGTGGGTTATCAGCCGAACCTGGCTGACGAGATGGGTCAGCTCCAGGAGCGGATCACGTCGGTCCGGGGCCACTCGATCACGTCGATGCAGGCCATCTATGTGCCCGCGGATGACTACACCGACCCCGCTCCGGCGACGACCTTCGCCCACCTGGACGCCACGACCGAGCTCAGCCGTGAGATCGCCTCCCGTGGTCTGTATCCGGCCGTGGATCCGCTGACGTCGTCCTCGCGCATCCTGGACCCGCAATACATTGGCCAGGAGCACTATGACACCGCGGTCCAGGTGAAGCAGATCCTGCAGCGCAACAAGGAGCTGCAGGACATCATCGCCATCCTCGGCGTCGACGAGCTCTCCGAAGAGGACAAGATCGTCGTGGCTCGCGCCCGACGCATCCAGCAGTTCCTCTCGCAGAACACCTATATGGCCGAGAAGTTCACCCAGGTCCCCGGCTCGACCGTGCCGCTCAAGGACACGATCGAAGGCTTCCAGATGATCTGC
- the prmC gene encoding peptide chain release factor N(5)-glutamine methyltransferase, whose protein sequence is MTPDSAAAALRLAADRLRAAGQPSPEADARILLAHVLDRTPGSLVAAGPPAPGEWATFEDLVARREAGEPLQHLTGEAWFRTVRVEVGPGVFTPRPETEVMTGWAIERLVELQGSIPEPVVVELCAGSGAISLAIATEAPGCRQHAVELSSEAWAYAARNLRDTGVELVEGDMADAFRELDGTVDLVICNPPYVPLDAWLGVTEEVRRHEPALALFSGADGLGALRVLADVGARLLRPGGLLCAEHAEVQAESAPGIFRRHGAWAGVRDHRDLTGRQRFLTATRR, encoded by the coding sequence GTGACGCCCGATTCCGCAGCCGCGGCGCTGCGGCTGGCGGCCGACCGGCTCCGGGCCGCCGGCCAGCCGTCACCCGAGGCCGACGCCCGGATCCTGCTGGCCCACGTCCTGGACCGTACGCCCGGCTCGCTCGTCGCGGCCGGTCCGCCGGCACCGGGGGAGTGGGCCACGTTCGAGGATCTGGTGGCACGCAGAGAGGCCGGAGAGCCCCTGCAACACCTGACCGGTGAGGCGTGGTTCCGGACGGTTCGGGTCGAAGTCGGACCCGGGGTGTTCACCCCGCGGCCGGAGACCGAGGTCATGACCGGTTGGGCGATCGAGCGGTTGGTCGAACTGCAGGGGAGCATCCCCGAGCCCGTGGTCGTCGAGTTGTGCGCCGGCTCCGGGGCCATCTCGCTGGCGATCGCCACGGAGGCACCCGGCTGCCGGCAGCATGCCGTGGAGCTTTCGTCGGAGGCGTGGGCGTACGCGGCGCGCAACCTGCGCGACACCGGGGTCGAACTGGTGGAGGGCGACATGGCCGATGCCTTCCGCGAACTCGACGGCACCGTCGACCTCGTGATCTGCAATCCGCCCTACGTGCCGCTGGATGCGTGGCTGGGCGTGACCGAGGAGGTACGCCGGCATGAGCCCGCGCTCGCGCTGTTCTCCGGGGCGGACGGTCTGGGCGCCCTCCGGGTGCTCGCCGATGTGGGCGCGCGGCTGTTGCGGCCCGGCGGGCTTTTGTGTGCCGAACACGCCGAGGTGCAGGCCGAATCCGCACCCGGGATCTTCCGGCGGCATGGCGCGTGGGCCGGCGTACGCGATCACCGGGACCTGACCGGCCGACAGAGGTTTCTGACCGCCACGCGCCGGTGA
- a CDS encoding MraY family glycosyltransferase, producing the protein MREYLLVLLIAASTTYLLSGLARRVALRTGAVARVRDRDVHAIPIPYFGGVAMLGGVVATYLVAVNLPFLGRNQLIGHDFFAVLVAAVVICTVGILDDLFELNAIAKLAGQVLAAGLVVANGVKMLWIPLPNSIISLDDSISIAITVFFIVLCTNAVNYVDGLDGLAAGVVAIGALAFFAYSYTLVAELALPRATTASLLTVATAGICLGFLPHNFFPARMFMGDSGAMLLGLLLATSTISLTGQIDSSGLHAEGSGLMAAYLPLILPLAIMALPFLDFVLAFLRRTYAGTWFWVADKQHLHHRLLQAGHSHRRAVMIMYVWSALISFGAIAIGLNPEWPTVAAVLGVAIVVTLFTIGSRRATASASDDVVRRAERAAEARVQDLP; encoded by the coding sequence ATGCGCGAATACCTCCTGGTGCTGCTGATCGCCGCATCGACGACCTATCTGCTGAGCGGCCTCGCCCGGCGGGTGGCGCTGCGCACCGGGGCTGTGGCGCGGGTTCGGGACCGCGATGTGCACGCGATCCCGATTCCCTATTTCGGTGGGGTCGCGATGCTCGGCGGGGTGGTGGCGACCTATCTGGTGGCGGTGAACCTGCCGTTCCTGGGGCGCAACCAGCTGATCGGGCACGACTTCTTCGCCGTGCTGGTGGCTGCGGTCGTGATCTGCACCGTCGGCATCCTCGATGACCTGTTCGAGCTCAATGCGATCGCCAAGCTGGCGGGGCAGGTGCTCGCCGCGGGCCTGGTGGTCGCCAACGGCGTGAAGATGCTCTGGATACCGCTGCCCAACAGCATCATCTCCCTCGACGATTCGATCTCGATCGCGATCACGGTCTTCTTCATCGTCCTGTGCACGAATGCGGTCAACTATGTCGACGGCCTCGACGGCCTGGCCGCAGGCGTGGTGGCCATCGGCGCCCTGGCGTTCTTCGCCTACTCCTACACGCTGGTCGCGGAGCTGGCCCTCCCACGCGCCACGACCGCCAGCCTGCTGACGGTGGCCACCGCCGGCATCTGTCTCGGGTTCCTGCCCCACAACTTCTTCCCCGCGCGGATGTTCATGGGTGACTCCGGCGCCATGCTGCTCGGCCTCTTGCTGGCCACGTCCACCATTTCGCTGACGGGCCAGATCGATTCGTCCGGCCTGCACGCCGAGGGGAGTGGGCTGATGGCGGCGTACCTGCCGTTGATCCTGCCCCTCGCGATCATGGCCCTGCCGTTCCTGGACTTCGTGCTGGCCTTCCTGAGGCGTACCTATGCCGGGACCTGGTTCTGGGTGGCCGACAAGCAGCACCTGCACCACCGCCTGCTGCAGGCCGGGCACTCGCATCGGCGCGCGGTCATGATCATGTATGTCTGGTCGGCCCTCATCTCCTTCGGGGCCATCGCCATCGGGCTCAATCCTGAGTGGCCGACCGTCGCCGCCGTGCTCGGCGTGGCGATCGTGGTGACCCTGTTCACCATCGGATCGCGGCGCGCGACGGCCAGCGCGTCGGACGACGTGGTACGCCGGGCCGAGCGGGCTGCGGAGGCCCGGGTCCAGGACCTGCCCTGA